A genomic window from Thermococcus nautili includes:
- a CDS encoding M48 family metallopeptidase, with protein sequence MEVEVRHRPVRYARLEIKPDGRIVVTAPEGFDVNAFLKKHERWLSNRLRELEEVRRESARGFPFFGEFYRLELGNVREIERGEDKLILPAERERARKALKELLRARVTALVALYSVLMGLSPGKIYIRNQKTKWASCSSRGNLSFNLRLVALPERLIEYVVIHEMAHLRYLDHSKAFWRLVGRFYPGYGTARRELKRWWGIIEVNEGWRWLEGRE encoded by the coding sequence ATGGAAGTCGAGGTTCGGCACCGGCCCGTCCGCTATGCGAGGCTCGAAATCAAGCCCGACGGGAGAATCGTCGTGACGGCGCCGGAGGGCTTTGACGTGAACGCTTTCCTCAAAAAGCATGAGAGGTGGCTGAGCAACCGGCTGAGGGAGCTCGAAGAAGTCAGGAGGGAATCGGCGAGAGGTTTCCCGTTCTTCGGCGAGTTCTACCGGCTCGAGCTGGGGAACGTTCGAGAAATTGAGCGCGGTGAGGATAAGCTAATCCTTCCCGCCGAGCGTGAGCGGGCGCGAAAGGCCCTGAAGGAGCTCCTGCGGGCCAGGGTAACGGCGCTCGTCGCCCTCTACTCCGTCCTGATGGGCCTTTCCCCCGGCAAAATCTACATCAGGAACCAGAAGACAAAGTGGGCGAGCTGTTCGAGCAGGGGAAACCTGAGCTTCAACCTCCGCCTCGTGGCTTTACCCGAGAGGCTGATTGAGTACGTCGTAATCCACGAGATGGCGCATCTGCGCTACCTCGACCACTCCAAGGCTTTCTGGAGGCTCGTGGGGAGATTTTATCCGGGCTACGGAACCGCGAGACGAGAGCTGAAGCGCTGGTGGGGGATAATCGAGGTCAACGAGGGGTGGAGATGGCTGGAGGGAAGGGAGTGA
- a CDS encoding Gfo/Idh/MocA family protein, whose translation MRLKFGVISYAHPHALRYAPAIAGGRFTELVAVSGDGPNSDVAQAEAKKYGARFYRSYEELLRDDEVEAVYIASESFRHAGMAIRAMEEGKHVLLEKPIALSLREADEVIRTARRAGVKLMLPFNPRFTEPLRKAKELLDAGEIGPLEYVHAISENVKPPIFIQGLDMSWFLDKSRAGGGGFMDTAPHGVDSLIWLTGRAPKRVYADIGSKVYGFPVDDIGTAILEFDDVLAVLTAGWGNPKGYSYGIEMKYYLVGREGFLDVRTAYPDFTVYQDRAEKIYWDRPDVRGIVESFARAVLNDEPVPIDGETGKLNLAVILAAYESSERKRPVTVKLR comes from the coding sequence ATGAGACTGAAGTTTGGGGTGATAAGCTACGCCCATCCCCATGCCCTCCGCTACGCCCCGGCCATAGCGGGCGGGAGGTTCACGGAGCTCGTTGCCGTCTCCGGGGACGGCCCGAACTCGGACGTCGCCCAGGCCGAGGCGAAAAAGTACGGGGCGCGCTTTTACAGGAGCTACGAGGAGCTGCTGAGGGACGATGAGGTCGAGGCCGTCTACATAGCCTCAGAATCCTTCAGGCACGCGGGGATGGCGATAAGGGCCATGGAAGAGGGGAAGCACGTCCTCCTCGAAAAGCCGATAGCCCTGAGCCTCAGAGAGGCAGACGAGGTAATCAGGACCGCGAGAAGGGCGGGGGTAAAGCTCATGCTGCCCTTCAACCCGCGCTTCACTGAGCCCCTTCGGAAGGCCAAGGAGCTCCTTGATGCTGGAGAAATCGGACCCCTCGAGTACGTTCACGCGATTTCCGAGAACGTAAAGCCCCCGATATTCATCCAGGGGCTGGACATGAGCTGGTTCCTCGACAAGAGCAGGGCCGGCGGCGGTGGCTTCATGGACACGGCCCCCCACGGCGTTGATTCCCTCATCTGGCTGACCGGCAGGGCTCCGAAGAGGGTCTACGCGGACATAGGGAGCAAGGTCTACGGCTTCCCAGTCGACGACATAGGGACGGCAATACTTGAATTCGATGACGTCTTGGCCGTCCTCACCGCTGGCTGGGGCAATCCAAAGGGCTACTCCTACGGAATCGAGATGAAGTACTACCTCGTCGGCAGGGAGGGCTTCCTCGACGTGAGAACCGCCTACCCGGACTTCACCGTCTACCAGGACAGGGCCGAGAAAATCTACTGGGACAGGCCGGACGTGAGGGGAATCGTCGAGTCCTTCGCGAGGGCTGTCCTCAACGATGAACCCGTCCCGATAGACGGCGAAACCGGAAAGCTCAACCTCGCGGTAATACTCGCGGCATACGAGTCCTCCGAGAGGAAGAGACCCGTGACGGTGAAGCTCCGATGA
- a CDS encoding Gfo/Idh/MocA family protein gives MTLLKVGVVGCGNIFNLAHRDALKVLQREGLIDVVGCFDLVRERAEEGARALNARAFEGLDELIGEVDVVEILTPTHTHAELAVKALKAGRHVIVEKPIALTVEEGERMIGEAMKRGLHLLVGHVRRFDKRWMSMKDVIRKRNILPTHVRKVEVQNLPFPADYWYWDERKSGGVALDLGVHVTDFLRWFLDAEPVRVYAVGKAIKEEARRNGTFDHFVMMIEFEGGKTGIGEVSWAYPYPSRYGVFYHHVDVIGRNGRIRYTPLDTPVVGVAKASFEMPRFSPLLSTFPDAFERELEHFFRVIAGEEEAVVTAEDALIALRIAEKARESARTGEVVEV, from the coding sequence ATGACCTTGCTGAAGGTCGGCGTGGTGGGGTGCGGCAACATATTCAACCTCGCCCACAGGGACGCGCTGAAGGTTCTCCAACGCGAGGGGCTCATTGACGTCGTCGGCTGTTTCGACCTCGTGAGGGAGAGGGCTGAGGAAGGAGCGAGGGCCCTCAACGCCAGAGCCTTTGAAGGCCTCGACGAGCTGATAGGCGAGGTAGATGTCGTCGAGATTCTCACGCCGACCCACACGCACGCCGAACTGGCAGTTAAGGCCCTGAAGGCCGGCAGGCACGTGATTGTCGAGAAGCCGATAGCGCTCACGGTTGAGGAAGGCGAGCGAATGATTGGGGAAGCCATGAAAAGGGGCCTTCACCTGCTCGTGGGCCACGTCAGACGCTTTGACAAGCGCTGGATGAGCATGAAGGATGTCATAAGGAAGCGCAACATCCTGCCGACCCACGTCAGGAAGGTGGAGGTTCAGAACCTCCCGTTTCCAGCGGACTACTGGTACTGGGACGAGCGGAAGAGCGGCGGGGTCGCGCTCGACCTCGGCGTCCACGTGACGGACTTCCTGCGCTGGTTCCTTGATGCGGAACCGGTGAGGGTTTACGCGGTCGGGAAGGCGATAAAGGAGGAGGCGAGGAGGAACGGCACCTTTGACCACTTCGTCATGATGATTGAATTTGAGGGAGGGAAGACGGGCATAGGCGAGGTCAGCTGGGCCTACCCGTATCCCTCGCGCTACGGCGTCTTCTACCACCACGTGGACGTGATTGGAAGGAACGGGAGGATAAGGTACACACCCCTCGACACCCCCGTCGTCGGGGTCGCGAAGGCCAGCTTCGAGATGCCCCGCTTCTCCCCGCTCCTCTCGACGTTTCCCGACGCGTTCGAGCGCGAGCTGGAGCACTTCTTCAGGGTGATAGCCGGTGAGGAAGAGGCAGTTGTAACGGCAGAAGACGCCCTGATTGCCCTCAGGATTGCAGAGAAAGCAAGGGAGAGCGCGAGAACCGGGGAGGTGGTGGAGGTATGA
- the thrC gene encoding threonine synthase — MFEAKLVCTHCGAEYPLASGLYKCPKCGAPLDVTYHYDDIANLIEDDDPWFRESPHVWKYWMFLPVSNLKRIVTLNEGGTRLYRLKRLEEKLGFGKLYVKYEGENPTGAFKDRGSSVEITKALEFHARKVIVASTGNMAASVSAYGAKAGLEVTIVVPEGTPGEKLTQARMYGAKVEVFGKTYDEALAEAERKAMEEDYYLTGNYHYRVEGQKTTGFEILDQLRYNVPDWIIVPIGAGTHLRAIWKGVKEFYKVGLVEDLPRIAGAQIEGYDAIVRAWKTGKPIEKVQKKVPTIASAIAVKKPVDGENVIRAVRESDGHLDTVTNRETAEAGMLLGREGIFVEPSSATALALAKKMREEGVIDKDETVVVVATGHGLKDVKTWEKVLSGDFVV; from the coding sequence ATGTTCGAGGCCAAGCTAGTTTGTACCCACTGCGGTGCCGAATACCCGCTCGCTTCCGGGCTCTACAAATGCCCAAAGTGCGGCGCCCCGCTGGACGTTACCTACCACTACGACGACATAGCGAACCTAATCGAGGACGACGACCCCTGGTTCAGAGAAAGTCCGCACGTGTGGAAGTACTGGATGTTCCTTCCGGTTTCGAACCTCAAGAGAATCGTCACGCTCAACGAGGGCGGAACGAGGCTTTACAGGCTCAAACGCCTTGAGGAGAAGCTAGGTTTTGGAAAGCTCTACGTCAAATACGAGGGCGAGAACCCAACGGGAGCCTTCAAGGACAGGGGTTCGAGCGTCGAGATAACCAAGGCCCTGGAATTCCACGCGAGGAAGGTTATAGTGGCCTCAACCGGCAACATGGCGGCGAGCGTTTCAGCCTACGGCGCCAAAGCCGGGCTTGAGGTTACCATCGTCGTCCCGGAGGGAACTCCTGGGGAGAAGCTCACTCAAGCGAGAATGTACGGGGCAAAGGTCGAGGTCTTCGGAAAGACCTACGACGAAGCTTTGGCGGAGGCCGAGAGGAAGGCGATGGAGGAGGATTACTACCTGACGGGCAACTACCACTACCGCGTCGAGGGACAGAAGACGACGGGCTTCGAAATCCTTGACCAGCTCCGCTACAACGTCCCTGACTGGATTATCGTTCCCATTGGAGCAGGAACCCACTTAAGGGCAATCTGGAAGGGAGTTAAGGAGTTCTACAAAGTCGGCCTCGTTGAGGACCTGCCGAGGATTGCCGGGGCCCAGATAGAGGGCTACGACGCGATAGTGAGGGCATGGAAGACGGGCAAGCCGATTGAGAAGGTCCAGAAGAAGGTTCCGACGATAGCGAGTGCCATAGCGGTCAAGAAGCCGGTCGACGGCGAGAACGTGATAAGGGCCGTGAGGGAAAGCGACGGCCACCTTGACACGGTTACCAACAGGGAGACGGCGGAGGCGGGCATGCTCCTCGGAAGGGAGGGGATATTCGTAGAGCCGTCCTCTGCAACGGCCCTCGCACTCGCCAAGAAAATGCGCGAGGAGGGAGTAATAGACAAAGACGAGACCGTGGTTGTAGTTGCGACCGGACACGGCCTCAAGGACGTGAAGACGTGGGAGAAAGTCCTCTCAGGGGACTTCGTGGTGTAG
- a CDS encoding glycosyltransferase, producing MRVVVGIPSYNNAGTIGFVVRQAAEGLARYFGGGIIVNADGGSTDGTWEVVMGTEVPEGVEVHSFTYRWPIPGKGSAVKELMEFALGRDADVLVLVDSDLRSITPEWIRLLAEPIGRGYDFVAPLYLRHKWDGTITNGIAYPMTVSLYGRDVRQPIGGDFGLGRKLMELCLSEDVWNTHVARFGIDIFLTTTAIANGLRIVQAPLGVKVHDPKDPAQSLGPMFNQVVGTLFMLMGRYEDVWMNVRKIEPVPVFGDFRGGEPEPVNVTLELLERKARELFSQYERVLKRVLRPGTFEAVRGALRDFDFDDRLWSHVLYEGAAAYRKGIMGEAEPLIPLYFAKTADFVRRTLDASTEEAEKLVRERAKVFMEEKDYLLELWKNGEA from the coding sequence ATGAGGGTCGTCGTCGGAATCCCGAGCTACAACAACGCCGGGACGATAGGTTTTGTGGTGAGGCAGGCCGCGGAGGGCCTTGCGAGGTACTTCGGCGGGGGCATCATCGTAAACGCGGACGGCGGGAGCACCGACGGGACCTGGGAGGTGGTCATGGGCACGGAGGTTCCGGAGGGGGTGGAGGTTCACAGCTTCACCTACCGCTGGCCGATTCCGGGCAAGGGGAGCGCTGTGAAGGAGCTGATGGAGTTTGCCCTGGGAAGGGACGCTGACGTTTTGGTCCTTGTTGACAGCGACCTGAGGAGCATAACGCCGGAGTGGATTCGCCTCCTGGCTGAACCCATTGGGAGGGGCTACGACTTCGTCGCGCCGCTCTACCTGAGGCACAAGTGGGACGGGACTATAACCAACGGCATAGCCTACCCGATGACCGTTTCCCTCTACGGCAGGGACGTCAGGCAGCCCATCGGCGGCGACTTCGGGCTCGGGAGGAAGCTGATGGAGCTCTGCCTCTCCGAAGACGTCTGGAACACCCACGTTGCGCGCTTTGGGATAGACATATTCCTGACAACTACGGCGATAGCGAACGGGCTGAGAATCGTTCAGGCCCCCCTCGGAGTCAAGGTTCACGACCCCAAGGACCCCGCACAGTCGCTCGGCCCGATGTTCAACCAGGTCGTCGGGACTCTCTTCATGCTGATGGGGAGGTACGAGGACGTTTGGATGAACGTCAGGAAAATCGAGCCCGTTCCGGTTTTTGGCGACTTCAGAGGTGGCGAGCCTGAGCCTGTCAACGTCACCCTTGAGCTCCTTGAGAGAAAGGCGAGAGAGCTCTTCTCACAATACGAGAGGGTTCTCAAAAGGGTCCTGAGGCCGGGAACATTTGAGGCCGTGAGAGGGGCTCTGAGGGACTTCGACTTCGACGACAGGCTCTGGAGCCACGTCCTCTACGAGGGCGCCGCTGCCTACAGGAAGGGGATTATGGGCGAAGCCGAGCCGCTGATACCGCTTTACTTCGCCAAGACTGCGGACTTCGTGAGGAGGACGCTGGACGCGAGCACGGAAGAAGCCGAGAAGCTCGTAAGGGAGCGCGCAAAGGTCTTCATGGAGGAGAAGGACTACCTCCTTGAGCTGTGGAAAAATGGAGAGGCCTAA
- a CDS encoding 30S ribosomal protein S17e: MGNIKQTFIKRTARELFDRYPDKFTRDFEHNKKMVQELTNVTSKTIRNRIAGYITRLVRMKEEGKIL, from the coding sequence ATGGGGAACATAAAGCAGACCTTCATCAAGAGGACCGCTCGCGAGCTCTTTGACAGGTATCCGGACAAGTTCACCAGGGACTTCGAGCACAACAAGAAGATGGTTCAGGAGCTCACCAACGTCACGAGCAAGACCATCAGAAACAGGATTGCCGGTTACATAACCAGGCTCGTCAGGATGAAGGAAGAGGGCAAGATACTTTAA
- a CDS encoding SPL family radical SAM protein gives MKIEVVRRRAKSLYTRSRIPGVSWSVNQYVGCSFACPYCYAKSVVREFRGKEWGSWVIAKINAPELARKHVKGKVVMSTVSDPYQPVEAGLKLTRSTLRFMDKRNELAILAKSPLVTRDIDLLKLFRSIEVGLTLNSFEGRDKSILEPRTPVMKARINALQRLHEEGIRTYAFVSPIIPGVTDVSRIVEETKGFVDYYFFEVLNLRKAGNEFRETLRSEFPESYSVLTREELFRAFLSELRDEVRSLGIKTEGIETHFRSWGFVRV, from the coding sequence ATGAAGATTGAGGTCGTAAGGCGAAGGGCCAAATCCCTCTACACGCGCTCGCGGATTCCCGGCGTTTCATGGAGCGTCAACCAGTACGTTGGCTGTTCCTTCGCCTGCCCATACTGCTACGCCAAGAGCGTCGTTCGGGAGTTCAGAGGGAAGGAATGGGGGAGCTGGGTGATAGCCAAAATCAACGCGCCCGAACTTGCGAGGAAGCACGTGAAGGGAAAGGTCGTGATGTCCACGGTGAGCGACCCCTACCAGCCGGTCGAGGCCGGGCTAAAGCTCACCCGCTCGACGCTCCGCTTCATGGACAAGAGGAATGAGCTCGCGATACTCGCCAAATCGCCCCTCGTGACGAGGGATATCGACCTTCTCAAGCTCTTCCGCTCGATTGAGGTTGGCTTAACTCTCAACTCCTTTGAGGGCCGTGACAAATCTATTCTCGAGCCCCGAACACCGGTTATGAAAGCCCGCATTAACGCCCTCCAGAGGCTTCACGAGGAAGGAATAAGAACGTACGCCTTCGTCAGCCCGATAATACCGGGCGTCACCGACGTTTCACGGATTGTTGAGGAAACGAAAGGTTTTGTCGATTACTACTTCTTCGAGGTTCTAAACCTCCGAAAGGCCGGAAACGAATTTCGGGAAACGCTCCGCTCCGAGTTTCCCGAAAGCTACAGCGTCCTAACCAGAGAGGAGCTTTTCAGGGCTTTTCTCTCGGAGCTCCGCGACGAGGTTCGCTCGCTGGGGATAAAAACGGAGGGCATAGAGACGCACTTCAGGAGCTGGGGGTTTGTGCGGGTTTAA
- a CDS encoding thymidine kinase, with the protein MHPEGFLEVITGPMFAGKTSELIKRIERQAYAKRKVALFKPSIDDRYSRSDVVAHNGLRYRAYVVPTSEEGVERIVELTRKEGFDVIGIDEVQFFPMGIVDALNELADEGVYVIASGLNLDFKAEPFPVMKELLVRADNIVYLTAVCTVCGRPATRSQRLIDGKPAPRDSPVIMVGGKESYEARCRLHHEVP; encoded by the coding sequence ATGCATCCGGAGGGATTCCTTGAGGTCATAACCGGCCCGATGTTCGCCGGAAAGACGAGCGAGCTGATAAAGAGAATCGAAAGGCAGGCCTACGCCAAGCGGAAGGTCGCCCTCTTCAAGCCGAGCATAGACGACCGCTATTCGCGAAGCGACGTGGTTGCCCACAACGGTCTCAGGTACAGGGCCTACGTCGTCCCCACGAGCGAGGAAGGGGTTGAGAGAATAGTCGAGCTGACGAGAAAGGAGGGCTTTGATGTAATCGGGATTGACGAGGTTCAGTTCTTCCCGATGGGTATAGTCGATGCGCTCAACGAACTCGCTGACGAGGGCGTTTACGTCATAGCGAGCGGTCTGAATCTCGACTTCAAGGCGGAACCGTTTCCAGTCATGAAAGAACTCCTCGTCAGGGCAGACAACATAGTTTACCTTACCGCCGTTTGCACGGTCTGCGGAAGGCCGGCGACGAGAAGTCAGAGGCTGATAGACGGAAAGCCGGCCCCACGGGACTCACCGGTAATAATGGTGGGAGGAAAGGAAAGCTACGAGGCGAGGTGCAGGCTACACCACGAAGTCCCCTGA
- a CDS encoding glycerate kinase type-2 family protein, whose translation MIEELIQEAIRAGDPYGALKGALHYGEGRLAVLGREFRVGGRVYVLAIGKASCRMARAVFETLPRELVGDALIVTKHGYAMDCDGIEARIIEAGHPIPDENSLLAGKLGLELAEKVGRDDILLTLISGGGSALFVYPAEGISLEDLIRTNELLLRSGATIREINTVRKHLSRVKGGRLAKAVKGTVVSLIVSDVVGDDLSSIASGITSPDPTTYRDAYEVLVRRGIWDRVPESVRRVIERGMRGEIEETPKELGNVHNFIIAGNSKACEAVARKAEELGFNSAVMTTTLEGEAKEVALAVGSIIEEVAKRDRPVKKPAVLVFGGEWTVTVGDAKGLGGPNQEFALSIARKIAGLNVTVAAFDTDGTDGPTDAAGGIVDGETLRRLEEAGVDVEEALRNHDSYHALERAGALLKTGPTGTNVNSMVIAVVGDRGDAL comes from the coding sequence ATGATTGAGGAACTAATTCAGGAAGCCATAAGGGCCGGTGACCCTTACGGAGCCCTCAAAGGGGCGCTACACTACGGAGAGGGAAGACTCGCAGTTTTGGGCAGGGAATTCAGGGTGGGGGGCAGGGTTTACGTCCTCGCCATCGGAAAGGCCTCCTGCCGGATGGCGAGGGCGGTCTTTGAGACCCTACCTCGTGAGCTGGTTGGAGACGCGCTGATAGTTACGAAGCACGGCTACGCTATGGACTGCGATGGAATTGAAGCGAGGATAATCGAGGCGGGTCACCCGATTCCGGACGAGAACTCCCTCCTCGCCGGAAAGCTGGGCCTTGAGCTCGCGGAGAAGGTTGGCAGAGACGACATCCTTCTCACCCTCATCTCAGGAGGCGGGAGCGCGCTCTTCGTTTATCCCGCTGAGGGGATAAGCCTCGAAGACCTCATCAGGACGAACGAGCTCCTACTTAGGAGCGGGGCGACGATAAGGGAAATCAACACCGTCAGAAAGCATCTGTCAAGGGTCAAGGGCGGAAGGCTTGCGAAGGCCGTGAAGGGAACTGTGGTAAGCCTAATCGTCTCGGACGTCGTTGGCGACGACCTCAGCTCAATAGCATCCGGAATAACCTCCCCAGACCCGACAACTTACCGCGACGCCTACGAAGTCCTCGTGAGGCGCGGAATCTGGGACAGAGTCCCGGAGAGCGTGAGAAGAGTCATTGAGCGGGGCATGCGCGGGGAAATCGAGGAGACGCCGAAGGAACTCGGCAACGTCCACAACTTCATAATCGCGGGCAACTCAAAGGCGTGCGAGGCCGTGGCGAGGAAAGCTGAAGAGCTCGGCTTCAACTCGGCGGTGATGACGACGACGCTTGAGGGCGAAGCTAAGGAGGTCGCTTTGGCGGTCGGCTCGATAATAGAGGAAGTAGCAAAGCGGGACAGGCCCGTTAAAAAGCCCGCCGTCCTCGTCTTCGGGGGCGAGTGGACGGTGACCGTTGGAGACGCGAAGGGCCTCGGCGGGCCCAACCAGGAGTTCGCGCTGAGCATCGCCCGGAAAATAGCGGGGCTCAACGTTACCGTTGCGGCCTTCGACACCGACGGGACGGACGGGCCAACAGACGCGGCGGGAGGAATCGTGGACGGGGAAACGCTGAGGAGGCTCGAGGAAGCTGGTGTTGACGTGGAGGAGGCCCTCAGGAATCACGACAGTTATCACGCCCTCGAAAGGGCCGGCGCGCTTCTCAAGACCGGCCCAACCGGGACGAATGTGAACTCGATGGTCATAGCGGTTGTTGGAGACCGCGGCGACGCCCTTTGA
- a CDS encoding DUF371 domain-containing protein, whose amino-acid sequence MLREVIHCRGHENVKATHRSTLEITTEDFLTPRGDCIICVSADKALSDLSEEFKSALRRGARLRVVIRAGNLSDELTAYGSPELKLESPVSMVIRKSDYIDARTLAIKATKSAKDIKRELVELLRNPETIVTVELVIEEKA is encoded by the coding sequence ATGCTGAGGGAGGTAATCCACTGCAGGGGACACGAGAACGTAAAAGCAACTCACCGCTCGACGCTCGAGATAACGACCGAGGACTTTCTAACGCCCCGGGGAGACTGCATAATCTGCGTTTCTGCCGACAAGGCCTTGAGCGACCTGAGCGAGGAGTTCAAGAGTGCCCTTAGGAGGGGCGCAAGGCTCCGCGTGGTCATACGCGCCGGAAACCTTTCCGATGAGCTCACCGCATACGGGAGTCCGGAGCTGAAGCTCGAAAGCCCGGTTTCGATGGTGATAAGGAAGAGTGACTACATAGACGCCAGAACCCTCGCGATAAAAGCTACTAAGTCCGCGAAGGACATAAAGCGGGAGCTCGTCGAGCTCCTCAGGAACCCCGAAACCATTGTCACGGTCGAGCTCGTAATCGAGGAAAAAGCTTAA
- a CDS encoding ArsR/SmtB family transcription factor yields the protein MESGEMGKLLDILGNETRRRILILLTKRPYFVSELSQELGVGQKAVLEHLRILEKAGLIEGRTEKIPRGRPRKYYTIKRGFRLEVLLTPYTFGTEMYEPKKPRQTAEYAQARQLIKSTEPVETKINELLQFLGEIERRVDEVMRTKQELEEVRLLIETYIENLLRRIAQENEREFERLMREFGPRLPRKIVEDLNDF from the coding sequence ATGGAATCGGGCGAGATGGGAAAACTGCTCGACATACTCGGAAACGAAACCCGGAGGAGGATTCTCATCCTTCTCACCAAGAGACCGTACTTCGTCAGCGAGCTGAGTCAGGAACTCGGAGTCGGACAGAAGGCCGTCCTTGAGCACCTGAGAATCCTCGAAAAGGCCGGGCTCATCGAGGGCCGAACGGAGAAGATACCCAGGGGAAGGCCGAGGAAGTACTACACCATAAAGCGCGGTTTCAGGCTTGAGGTACTGCTTACTCCCTACACGTTCGGCACCGAGATGTACGAGCCAAAGAAGCCGAGGCAGACGGCAGAATACGCCCAGGCGAGACAGCTCATAAAATCAACCGAGCCGGTTGAGACGAAGATAAACGAACTCCTCCAGTTCCTCGGCGAGATAGAGAGGCGCGTTGACGAGGTTATGAGAACCAAGCAGGAGCTCGAAGAGGTCAGACTGCTCATAGAGACCTACATAGAGAACCTTCTCAGGAGGATAGCCCAGGAGAACGAGAGGGAATTCGAGAGGCTCATGCGCGAGTTCGGTCCGAGGCTTCCGAGGAAGATAGTGGAAGACCTGAACGACTTTTAG
- a CDS encoding diacylglycerol/polyprenol kinase family protein, which produces MEPSPFRAGRRSVVVWSLAFLYTLQHLKLLRGWKFTVPVADLSYRTMAREDERDNFLGSFLFWVTMGIICTVFPKLMALSALWVSTFGDCFNAIAGQALGGPRIPWNPRKTLIGSATMFIVSVLALWGAHRVLSLDPSWGIIAGVALLATLLESLPLRSAYDEFTVPFATALLLWLVYGGSLLSPVW; this is translated from the coding sequence TTGGAACCCTCGCCCTTCAGGGCGGGGAGGAGGTCAGTCGTCGTCTGGTCGCTGGCTTTCCTCTACACACTTCAGCATCTCAAGCTCCTCCGCGGCTGGAAGTTCACCGTTCCAGTAGCGGACCTCAGTTACCGAACGATGGCACGGGAAGACGAGCGCGACAACTTCCTCGGAAGCTTTCTCTTCTGGGTGACGATGGGGATTATCTGCACGGTCTTTCCAAAGCTCATGGCGCTCTCGGCCCTGTGGGTCTCGACCTTCGGCGACTGCTTCAACGCCATTGCCGGACAGGCCCTCGGCGGACCGAGGATTCCCTGGAACCCTCGAAAGACCCTAATCGGAAGCGCAACGATGTTCATTGTTTCAGTTCTGGCCCTCTGGGGTGCACACAGGGTCCTCTCGCTCGACCCGAGCTGGGGCATTATCGCAGGCGTCGCCCTTCTCGCCACTCTACTCGAAAGCCTTCCCCTCCGCTCGGCCTACGACGAGTTCACGGTTCCCTTCGCAACAGCTCTCCTCCTGTGGCTCGTCTACGGTGGGTCTCTGCTGTCGCCGGTGTGGTGA
- a CDS encoding TIGR00703 family protein has translation MLEGYYIVENTGVVPAERRFKFKDLKAWGYDLHLGTIDGKEAYFVSRTGTHEEGETYTQDGREYHISETQREIPKNARLLARIVIERGQPYLEFWLDTEEANYPLAKEDPRLILHRFWTAKKFNQLEKHVGSVGLTTDFFKDNVFVKSLPLPFEEYPPKVRRVLREVRDVHRDLTGFGRFVFQYYGEEEETHNYRLWWLLPTIHLFDVEVSNEVDKILAMLD, from the coding sequence ATGCTCGAGGGCTACTACATAGTCGAGAACACCGGAGTCGTTCCGGCCGAGAGGAGGTTCAAGTTCAAGGACCTGAAGGCGTGGGGCTACGACCTGCACCTTGGAACGATAGATGGAAAGGAGGCCTACTTCGTCTCAAGAACGGGAACCCACGAGGAGGGCGAGACCTACACGCAGGACGGCAGGGAGTACCACATCAGCGAAACTCAGAGGGAGATACCGAAGAACGCGAGGTTGCTTGCGAGAATCGTCATAGAGCGCGGTCAGCCCTACCTTGAGTTCTGGCTCGATACGGAGGAAGCCAACTACCCGCTCGCCAAGGAGGACCCGAGGCTAATCCTGCACCGCTTCTGGACGGCCAAGAAGTTCAACCAGCTCGAGAAGCACGTCGGGAGCGTCGGCCTGACCACGGACTTCTTCAAGGACAACGTCTTCGTGAAGAGCCTTCCGCTGCCCTTCGAGGAGTACCCGCCGAAGGTGAGGAGGGTTCTGAGGGAGGTCAGAGACGTTCACAGGGATTTGACCGGCTTCGGAAGGTTCGTCTTCCAGTACTACGGCGAGGAAGAAGAGACCCACAACTACCGCCTCTGGTGGCTCCTGCCGACGATACACCTCTTCGACGTCGAGGTCTCGAACGAGGTTGACAAGATTCTGGCGATGCTGGATTGA
- a CDS encoding NfeD family protein: MAGGKGVIGRILKLIALMADEIIVAIVLLAVLPALGIEVPALVTGLILGILLVKDVLIAPYVLGGGLEKRPQTGPESLVGRTAMVVEDLSPEGLVKLDGELWRAKCLHGTARRGEKVRVVGVEGTKLIVEP; encoded by the coding sequence ATGGCTGGAGGGAAGGGAGTGATTGGGAGAATCCTTAAGCTCATCGCACTGATGGCGGACGAGATAATCGTTGCCATAGTTCTGCTCGCGGTTCTGCCAGCCCTGGGAATAGAAGTGCCAGCCCTCGTCACGGGGCTGATTCTGGGAATCCTCCTCGTCAAGGACGTTCTGATAGCTCCGTACGTGCTCGGAGGCGGGCTCGAAAAACGGCCCCAGACCGGGCCCGAATCGCTCGTCGGCAGAACCGCTATGGTTGTTGAGGACCTCTCGCCCGAGGGCCTCGTGAAGCTCGACGGTGAACTCTGGCGCGCGAAATGCCTTCACGGAACGGCGAGGAGGGGAGAGAAGGTCAGGGTCGTGGGGGTTGAGGGGACTAAACTTATTGTCGAGCCCTGA